ATCCAATCATATATGCACAACACTATTACACTGCCAACCCATCTCTAGCTATTCGTTCCTCTCCAATTTCCTCCCTATTTTCAGATACTACAATAAAGAGATAAACAAATATTGAAAATACCATAATTTTAAGCTATGCATATAATTTTCTAATATAATTGTTgctttatttataattaaagcACAATTCAAGATCCATGTGCCTATATTTtgttatataaaaatatgaCATTTGGTCACATTCTACCGTGCACTTTGCAGGTTATCCAAATAGCGatggaatataaaaaaaacattaacaACATATATTTCGTAATTATACATCAATCCTTTTTAATGATGCACAACATCACTTCCTTTTTACATGTTATTCAAATTTCCATTAAAAACTATGAAATAACTCAACAACATAAGTTGCACCATCATATATTATTTTGCAACCCTACATGACTAAATTAGACATTCAGTTCGCAAAAAATAGCTGAAACATGAATATTTCAAGCGACTACATAGAAAACAATTCATAGGGATAATCACCCAAATTGCcataaaagaataaaaaattCAACAAACACTGATTGTATGTGCATTGTTTTGCAAATAGAGTTAAATTAGATATACATTATATAAGAAATATAACTACTCAAGTCTAATTGTCTAAAAATTGGTGCTTTTACTTAGATAAAAGAATCTGATTAATTCATGATATTTTTTGCAATTAATATGCTCAAATAATGCAAACAAGCCAAACGATCTTCTGCCAAAGTGTCCTAAACTTTATTTAAGTCGATTAGATGGTTGCTTTTTAGTATAAAGGCGCCTTATATTACCCCGCATATACTCCTAGGCCTTTTAAACCGATGAACCCATTATTTTCATCCGTTACATCTATCTCATCTTAAAAAAACAAGTGTGTATTCATGATGCATcacgttcaaaaaaaaatatataaaaatatatagtgcaaCTATATTTCTTCATCCAACTGTATTCACGCTAGGTTGCCTGGAGCCTCCCACATATTCTACACAGAACATTCGCATATGGATTGTCTCTTAAACTACATAATTATATTAGACTATATAAACACATGCATTTAGGGGAGcctcatatcacatcaattcaTCCGTCAATAAACAATGATAACCTATATTCAATTAAAAAACACCTTACTTTTGACATGACACTTAATTTGGTATACATGTTTCTAACATaaaataagtctaccttctttttttttagatgatgaagaagattataaataattacttgtagggattaattaaatattatttgCTATAAAGCTAACTAATAGCtaggttagaaaattataaaagcaatGCTGATGGAAACAATTTATGGAGAAATTGTATATAGCATATGTTCAAATTAACATAGCCTACGacacatgcccgcgcgaatgcgcgggccaTTTTCCTAGTTATGCTAATAATGgacatctttttttttgctgaacACACTTATGGTAGGATTAACCGGGCAATTTCTTAAGCGATGTGTACGGAGGCTGCTACAAATCAGACGTCCGATCTATTGCAAAAGATCAGATGGTGTTGCACTGTATTATCACAAAGTGTTTCACATGTTGCACCACTCGATGAAAAATGTTTCAGATGTTTCATCGACCGAGGAAAAATGTTTCATTACTTGAACAAAATTGTTTCAATCAAATGCAAAATTTGAAATAGGCTGGTTGCAACACAAAGAATCAGTAAAATGCAACACTGAAtcaaaacaaaatgaaacacCTTAATACAATAAAGTGCAACAAAATGAAACAATATGCTAAAACATCACTAAAACTCCAATGCAATGAACCCAcattcgtcttcttcttctacccATAGCTGCTAGAACCAAGTAACTGATGCTTTTGGGAGAAGAATAGCGGCACGAGGTGGGCGACCTCACCTAAGACCAGCCGCGCTGTCCAGTTCTCACCAACAGCCAAATCTAGCACCTCTGCCACATTGTTGCCGCTGCTGTGTGGCCGCCGGTGAGGTTCAGCGCCTCCTGCCCAATCCTACGTTGTCTACACCCCACCGCCGTGTGGCTACCAGCGAGGTCCAGCACCTCCTCCTCAATACTGCGCTGTATATCCCGCCGTGTGGCCGCTGACGAGGTCCATTGCCTCCTCCCTACCACGCACCGCCTTGCCCTGCCGTCGCCATGTGGCCTCCGGCGAGGTCGAGCACCTCTTTCCTATCACGCGTCACCTTGCTCCATTGTCGAAGCCGCCGTGCGGCCATCGGAGACGATGCCTCGCCATGGCTTGCAACTCTCCTGTGTAGAGGCTTTGAGAAGAGAGAGActttgaggagagaagaaagaatGAAAGGGAATgtgtggtggaggaggtggctgaGAGATTTGgggcctgttcagattgtagccaaaataaaccttacgaagttttggcaataccaaaattttggcaagatggcaatattgctaaaattttgataggatttCTTATTGTTTTGACCAAATTTAGCAAGaaactaaacgtagatatttttttagcaactttgctaaaaaataatatggttgaaaatgacattaaagtgaacaggccaTTGGATTAGAATAAGCGTCCGATATTTTGAGCTCGTCCGGACGTCTTAAACGAAGCATTTTCGGATGTGTACGAATGCAACAAATCACAAAgcatatatttataaaagtgTAAATGAAGATAataataattagaaaaaaatgggAAGAGAAGAACAAGAGATACACTTTCAAACCATGACGCTATTTTACCTCACGTACCTCTTGTCCGTATGGCCGCATGTGTCATCCGCGTCGGTCTCGTTCCTCTCCTTCCTTCGTGAGCCGGCCCAGATGGGGGCGGTGGGCTGAAAGCCCAATAGGCCAATTACTAATTCTAATCCAGTTTTTAATCCGAGTTCGTGTCAGACATAATTACCGTTTCCAACCCGACTCCGTGGCGGTCTCTGAGCCGTCCGATCGCTATAAATAAAACCAATTCCTAGTACAGCCTCTCCACAGATTACTTTGTTTCCGTACACTCGCCAAATCCAACGGTCAAGATTAGCCGCGCCGCCGAGATGATAAGCcacaccacgccgccgccgccgccgccgccgccggagacggacGAGATGCCGCCGGAGATGGACGAGATGCCGCTGAGCGACGACGTGCTCCGCGAGATCCTCCTCCGCGTCCCGCCGCTGCCGACCCAGCTCATCCGCGCCGGCGCAGTCTGCAGGCGGTGgcgccgcatcgccgccgagcCGGGGTTCCTCCGCCGCTACCGCGCCCACCACGgcgagccgccgctgctcggCTTCTTCGTCAACCCGCGCGGCCGGGAGCCCCTCTTCCGCGCCACCCTCGACGCCCCCGACCGCGTCCCGCCCGAGCGCTTCTCCATCCGCCTCCACGACGACACCGAGCTCGGCGGCAACTGGTACTACCACggctgccgccatggccgcctcctcctcctcaactgGAAGAGCGGCCTCGGCTGCCGCCAGATCCTCATCTGGGACCCCGTCTCCGGCGACCTCATCCACCTCTCCCCCCCGCCGCAGCTCGATGCCCTAAAGGGGGTCTTCTTCCAGGCCACGGTGatctgcgccgccaccaccgccgccggtgaccacgTCCACGGCGACAACTGCAAGTCCAACCCCTTCAAGGTGGTCCTCGTCGGCACCGACAGGtccaccgccttcgccttcgTCTACTCGTCGGAGACCGGAGATTGGGGAGACCATGCTGCCGAAACCCCAGTGGGGAATTGCATCTCGCTTGGGTGCAGATGCATCCAGATTGGGGATTTCCTCTACTGGATGCTCTTCGGCTACGACAACAACATCCTCGAGTTCAATTTGGTGAACCACAGCCTCTCCGTGGTGTATGTGCCGACGCATATCCATGAAGATCATGATGGCCTCTACCCGATTACTCTCCAAGAGGGGACAGAGCTTGGGCTCATTGTCATGTCAAGATCCTGCATGCAGATATGGCAGTGGATGATCGATTTCGACGGCCTCCCCGGGTGGCTGCCGCTCGAACCGATCTACCTCGACAATCTTCTTCATCTGAGCGCGGGGGAGTGTGTCAATCCGACCAAGGTGCTGGGGTTTTCGCAGGATTACAATGAGCTGTTCGTCGC
Above is a window of Oryza sativa Japonica Group chromosome 10, ASM3414082v1 DNA encoding:
- the LOC136351136 gene encoding uncharacterized protein; protein product: MISHTTPPPPPPPPETDEMPPEMDEMPLSDDVLREILLRVPPLPTQLIRAGAVCRRWRRIAAEPGFLRRYRAHHGEPPLLGFFVNPRGREPLFRATLDAPDRVPPERFSIRLHDDTELGGNWYYHGCRHGRLLLLNWKSGLGCRQILIWDPVSGDLIHLSPPPQLDALKGVFFQATVICAATTAAGDHVHGDNCKSNPFKVVLVGTDRSTAFAFVYSSETGDWGDHAAETPVGNCISLGCRCIQIGDFLYWMLFGYDNNILEFNLVNHSLSVVYVPTHIHEDHDGLYPITLQEGTELGLIVMSRSCMQIWQWMIDFDGLPGWLPLEPIYLDNLLHLSAGECVNPTKVLGFSQDYNELFVASSTRIFMVNLESLRFKELCKMDEFLDSPDSRPIYAVYPIASFYDADSSSSSA